The DNA segment AAGGAGCGGAGGGGAAGGGGGAATCAGCACAGGGACGGATGGGGGTACGTCCTCCTGAAGGAGGGTTCGGTGAAGCACTACCGCTCGCTGAGGCCCATATTTGAGGACGCCGCCGCCCTCGGTTCCCTCAGAGAGGAGCTTGAGGGCTTCGCCGTGCTGATGGCCCACACGAGGGCGGCCAGTCAGGGGGCCAGGAACCTCTTCAACGTCCACCCGTTTGCATTTTCGTCCAGACACGGCTTCACGTTCTGGCTGCTTCACAACGGCGACCTTGACAAGGAGAGGATTATGGAGCTTGCCGAACTGGACGGGGAGGAGCTGGGGAACGTTTCCGACACCTACGCCTTCGCCACCTACCTGTGCAGGAGGCTCCCCAGCCCGTCGCTCGATGACGTTCTGGAGCAGTACCGGATCATCAACGGGACGATGAAGTCCCTCTTCAACACCGTCACCCTGTTCCAGGATTCCGGGGGAAGATTCTCCGCTTTCATAACCGCCAGCATGAGCGAGAAATATGCCGAGAACCCGCTGAACTACGACTACGGCAGGCTGCTCCTCATTGAAGGTGAGGACCTCTTCGCGGTGACGTCGTCAACCTTTGAGCTGTACCACCCTGCGGACTACCGGGTAATCCCAAACGGAACCGCGTTCTACGTCAGGCTTGGTGAGGATGGCTTCGACGTTGAGACCGTTCACCTGTGAAACGTTATATACGATGCCGCCCCACTTTTATTTTGGGTGGTAACATGGATGGGGATGCCCCGATTAAGGTATACATGACGAGGAAACTGATAGGCGTTTCTCCGGACGACAGCGTAAAGCGCGCCTGCGAGGTTATGGTGGAGTTCGACATAGGCTCCCTGGTTGTCGTTGAAGAAAACAGGGTGGTGGGATTCTTCACAAAGAGCGACATAATCCGACGTGTCGTCATCCCGGGGCTGTCGAACGGCACCCCCGTCAGGGAGATAATGAGCGGGGAGCTGATAACAGTCGACGCGAACACTCCCGTGAGGGACGTCCTCAACCTGATGGCCAAGAAAGGGATCAAGCACATGCTCATCAAGGAAGATGGGGAGATAGTCGGCATATTCAGCCTGAGCGACCTGCTGACCGCCAGCCGGAGGCGGCTCGAGACAGCCATCGCGGCGGAGTGATGGTTATGATACGGATAGCGCACATAAGCGACACCCACATAACTAGCGAGAGCGCCTACAAGGGCTACGCCTACGACCTCATAGTCAACGACGTGAACCGCGGGGACTTCGACTTCGTGATACACACCGGTGACGTGACCAACCAGGGGCTCCGCGAGGAGTATGAGCGGGCCTCGTACGAGCTTAGAAAAATAAAGAAGCCGCTCGTTGTCATTCCTGGCAACCACGATGTCAGGAACGTCGGCTACAAGCTGTTCGAGAAGTTCATAGGCCCGCTTAATGGCGTTTACGAGTTCCGCGACGGTGTCGTCATCTGGGTTGACTCGACCATACCCGACCTGAGCGACGGCAGGGTGGGCGGTCACAAGTTCCGGTGGCTCAAGTCGAGGCTCGAGGAGTACTCCGAGAAAAAGTTCAAAATCGTCGCCGCACACCATCACCTCGTCCCGCTGCCCGACACCGGGCGGGAGAGAAACGTTCTGTACAACGCCGGCGACGTTCTCGACCTCCTCCTCAGGCACGAGGTCAGCCTCTACACCTGCGGCCACAAGCACGTGCCCAACGTCTACCGCATCGAGGATATGGTGATTGACAACGCGGGCTGCACATCCTGCAGGAAGACGAGGAAGGGGGATGTGAACAGCTACAACATCATCACCATCCACGACGACGGCAGGATCGAGGTTACGATAAAACGCGTGACCGGGGACGAGGTGCGGAAGGAACACAGACCCATAAAGCCGAAGATCTTCGTGCCCCGTGGAGAGCGCCTGCTCCGGATAGTCCAGATGAGCGAGAGCAACGTCTCGGACAGGATGTACTTCAGGAGGAAGGTACTCGAAAACGCCGTGCGCACCATAAACGAAAAGCTGAGGCCCGACATAGTGATCCACAACGGTGACATCGTGGATATGGGGATAGAGCGCTACTACGAGAAGGCCTACGAGTTCTACGAGAAGATCAAAGCGGAAAAGCTCGTCGTTCCCGGCCACAACGACATAACCTACCTGGGCTACGACCTGTTTCTGGAGTACTTCGGCGAACCGGAAATCGTGGAGATGAAGGGCTTCACGTTCCTTCCAGTGATAAGCGCCCAGTACGAAACTCCAATAGGAGTCGTCGGGCGGATAGGCCAGCGGAAAATAGCGAGGCACCTCGAGGAGTATCGCGAGAGCTTTACGGTGGTCGTTCTGCACCACAACATCATTCCGATTCCGCGGAGCAGGGAGGTGGGATTCCTCGAAGACGCCGGCGACGTGCTGAGGACATTGACGTGGGGGGAGGCCAACCTCGTGCTGACCGGCCACGGGGGCAACTCCTTCGCGGTCAAGGTTGAGAAAACACCCATAGTCAACGCGGGCTCAATAAGCTGGGAGCTCCACAGGAACCCCTTCGGAAACAGCTTCAACCTTATAGATATATACCCCGGAATGATAGTCGTCTTTGAGGTTCAGGCCACGTGGGGGAGCGGAAGGCTCCTTGGAATATGGAAGATAAAGGGCCCGTTCACCCCCTGACGTCCCTTCCCATCTTTCTCATCAGCTGCTCCATTATGTCCTCCATTATAACGTCCACCGTGCTCTCGAGTTCGACGTTGTTTATCACCCGAACCCCGTGCTCCCTGGCCATCTCCACGATGAAATCCTGTATCTCCATGATG comes from the Thermococcus celericrescens genome and includes:
- a CDS encoding metallophosphoesterase family protein; its protein translation is MIRIAHISDTHITSESAYKGYAYDLIVNDVNRGDFDFVIHTGDVTNQGLREEYERASYELRKIKKPLVVIPGNHDVRNVGYKLFEKFIGPLNGVYEFRDGVVIWVDSTIPDLSDGRVGGHKFRWLKSRLEEYSEKKFKIVAAHHHLVPLPDTGRERNVLYNAGDVLDLLLRHEVSLYTCGHKHVPNVYRIEDMVIDNAGCTSCRKTRKGDVNSYNIITIHDDGRIEVTIKRVTGDEVRKEHRPIKPKIFVPRGERLLRIVQMSESNVSDRMYFRRKVLENAVRTINEKLRPDIVIHNGDIVDMGIERYYEKAYEFYEKIKAEKLVVPGHNDITYLGYDLFLEYFGEPEIVEMKGFTFLPVISAQYETPIGVVGRIGQRKIARHLEEYRESFTVVVLHHNIIPIPRSREVGFLEDAGDVLRTLTWGEANLVLTGHGGNSFAVKVEKTPIVNAGSISWELHRNPFGNSFNLIDIYPGMIVVFEVQATWGSGRLLGIWKIKGPFTP
- a CDS encoding CBS domain-containing protein, encoding MDGDAPIKVYMTRKLIGVSPDDSVKRACEVMVEFDIGSLVVVEENRVVGFFTKSDIIRRVVIPGLSNGTPVREIMSGELITVDANTPVRDVLNLMAKKGIKHMLIKEDGEIVGIFSLSDLLTASRRRLETAIAAE
- a CDS encoding class II glutamine amidotransferase is translated as MCRVMFAAGDGKRIRPLLDALVRSSENDPYKERRGRGNQHRDGWGYVLLKEGSVKHYRSLRPIFEDAAALGSLREELEGFAVLMAHTRAASQGARNLFNVHPFAFSSRHGFTFWLLHNGDLDKERIMELAELDGEELGNVSDTYAFATYLCRRLPSPSLDDVLEQYRIINGTMKSLFNTVTLFQDSGGRFSAFITASMSEKYAENPLNYDYGRLLLIEGEDLFAVTSSTFELYHPADYRVIPNGTAFYVRLGEDGFDVETVHL